The following are from one region of the Paraglaciecola sp. L1A13 genome:
- a CDS encoding OmpA family protein: protein MSSQGSNNQHDQELQLQELRRILFGKNNQHLTDALRHNAREIVSDVFSEALKDRQDKDGSVKKVMAPLVDKSVEYSVTNRKEQFVGYLYPIVGSVVRKSVTAFLSEFIERTNQLLENSLTIKGLTWRIKARQAGVPYANYVASQTFNYRVEQVFLIHRETGLLLRNVSYNQQYSEDADLISSMLTAINDFVSDSFKPNIEGREQTLNIVKTDDFTLVLKAGPSAVLVAAVTGNMPQKIADQLQLTIEELHSLYEKQLHEFKGDAAPFVDCDQQLMDCLVSELKETAKQKKSKPWMAWSILLFVVLGLSYYAYKLWIFQDYVEQIQAINEQPGIMLVQLERKGIQQIKMDVMRDPSAKPIIKWLSEQNVPTKIISLNEKSYLSLEPQIVQERVNVVAAQFPSITVTRQGESTRLIGKLNQPQFNKLNLALSKLPGLTDAQTMLQDVEVTSPERVNIDDSADFNTLIKLKIGQINSTSIEFAIDSTELSPQAREKLAAITAQAKSLLMLASKVHIDVNFLLIGASDTNGSQSYNEMLSVKRAQTVKDAIQDGGIPADKLNAIGIGVIDLPAASNDTRKVLFNVITTQAAQQ from the coding sequence GCATGACCAAGAACTGCAACTTCAAGAGTTGCGGAGAATTCTGTTTGGTAAAAACAATCAACATCTCACTGATGCTCTGCGACACAATGCTAGAGAAATTGTCAGCGACGTATTTTCAGAAGCCTTAAAGGATCGTCAAGACAAAGACGGTAGCGTTAAGAAGGTTATGGCGCCGTTGGTTGATAAGTCGGTCGAATATTCTGTCACTAATCGAAAAGAACAGTTTGTTGGCTATTTATATCCCATAGTTGGCAGCGTGGTACGTAAATCAGTTACCGCTTTTTTGAGCGAATTTATAGAGCGGACCAATCAGTTACTCGAGAATAGTTTAACGATTAAAGGTCTCACTTGGCGAATAAAAGCGCGTCAGGCGGGCGTTCCTTACGCAAACTACGTTGCCAGTCAAACTTTTAACTACCGCGTGGAACAAGTTTTTTTAATCCATCGGGAGACCGGTTTGCTGCTTAGAAATGTGTCATATAATCAGCAATATTCCGAGGATGCCGACCTTATTTCCTCTATGTTAACGGCTATAAATGACTTCGTATCCGATTCATTTAAACCCAATATAGAAGGTCGTGAACAAACGTTAAATATTGTGAAAACCGACGATTTCACATTAGTACTTAAAGCTGGTCCTAGTGCGGTGTTGGTCGCAGCGGTAACGGGCAATATGCCGCAAAAAATAGCAGACCAGCTACAACTGACGATAGAAGAACTGCATAGCCTTTACGAAAAGCAGTTACATGAATTTAAAGGTGATGCAGCCCCATTTGTAGATTGTGACCAACAGCTAATGGACTGCTTAGTATCGGAACTTAAAGAAACGGCTAAACAAAAAAAATCTAAGCCGTGGATGGCCTGGAGCATTTTGCTATTTGTTGTATTAGGGCTGAGTTACTACGCCTATAAATTGTGGATATTCCAAGACTATGTTGAACAAATTCAAGCGATCAATGAGCAGCCTGGCATCATGCTAGTACAGTTAGAAAGAAAGGGCATACAGCAGATTAAAATGGATGTGATGCGTGACCCAAGCGCGAAGCCCATCATAAAATGGCTGTCGGAACAAAATGTTCCCACAAAAATTATTAGCTTGAACGAAAAATCGTACTTATCCTTAGAACCGCAAATAGTGCAAGAACGGGTAAACGTCGTTGCTGCTCAGTTTCCTAGTATCACAGTTACTAGACAAGGTGAATCCACGCGACTAATAGGTAAACTGAATCAACCGCAATTCAATAAGCTCAACCTTGCCCTGTCAAAATTGCCAGGATTAACTGATGCCCAGACAATGTTGCAAGACGTTGAGGTAACTAGCCCTGAGCGGGTGAACATTGATGACAGTGCAGATTTCAATACGCTCATCAAACTAAAAATTGGCCAAATCAATAGCACTTCAATCGAGTTTGCTATCGACAGTACTGAGCTAAGTCCACAAGCTCGAGAAAAACTTGCCGCTATTACTGCACAAGCCAAATCCTTGCTAATGCTAGCCAGTAAAGTCCATATTGACGTAAACTTTTTACTTATAGGCGCTAGCGACACTAATGGCTCACAGTCCTACAATGAAATGTTGAGTGTCAAGCGTGCCCAAACCGTAAAAGATGCCATACAAGATGGTGGAATACCTGCCGATAAGCTTAATGCCATCGGTATCGGCGTAATCGATTTACCTGCTGCGAGTAATGACACACGCAAGGTTTTATTTAACGTCATTACAACTCAAGCCGCACAGCAGTAA
- a CDS encoding Rab family GTPase has product MIQKKICLLGASGVGKTSLIKQYVEGIFSEKYLTSIGVKIDKKLVVCEDDSVQLMLWDIEGIDRYCGFQPKYIRGASALIIVVDHTRSQSLVEGIEIFRLARDVSDIPAILVINKSDLSTAWHWSDEELVDFSRPFIHTFNTSAKTGENVDQLFSVLAQHLLSEASR; this is encoded by the coding sequence ATGATTCAGAAGAAAATATGTTTACTAGGCGCCTCAGGTGTCGGAAAAACGAGTCTCATCAAACAATATGTTGAAGGGATCTTTTCTGAGAAATATCTGACTTCAATAGGGGTCAAAATAGACAAAAAGCTCGTTGTATGTGAAGACGATTCTGTACAACTTATGCTGTGGGATATAGAGGGAATTGATCGTTACTGCGGTTTTCAGCCAAAATATATCCGCGGCGCTTCTGCCCTTATTATAGTGGTCGATCACACTCGCTCACAATCTTTGGTTGAAGGAATAGAGATTTTTCGATTAGCTCGAGATGTGTCAGATATTCCAGCTATCTTAGTCATCAATAAATCAGATCTAAGTACCGCGTGGCACTGGAGTGACGAGGAGTTAGTTGATTTTTCCCGTCCGTTTATCCATACATTTAACACTAGCGCGAAAACTGGAGAAAATGTTGACCAACTCTTCTCTGTCCTTGCCCAACACTTACTAAGTGAGGCTAGCCGGTGA